Proteins encoded together in one Deinococcus irradiatisoli window:
- a CDS encoding glycoside hydrolase family 15 protein, which yields MSSPIRFAPGAPGLAPTWTSSDKDAVTTSLGRGRVWASVGHGNLNEIYWPTNGDPQVRDLSFLIRTPQGWFDLKRTSRYRLMLPPEGPAIGIRHRGPGFTLNLDVVPDPQRDSLLIAYRLSGDAQLYALLAPHLGDSGEHNTAWVEDEALFARRGENVLTLLASGGFTRASAGFVGVSDGWQDFNRHGEMTWTYDRAEDGNVALLGELQDKAGVLALAFANRSESALLHARSSVHLEFSSVRGRFLSGWQTWTESLKLPAGNRRELQQARLSAQVIRVHEGRDFPGGIIASLSVPFGQSHSDGGGYHLVWPRDMVEGASALLAAGQHEAAQRALQYLLATQGQEGCWPQNIFPDGETYWTGEQLDETAFAVLLAAKMREQAALGDVRAVSLARGMQRAAAYLVQHGPLSQEDRWEENSGVSAYTLATIIAALVGAAPWLSVQERAYALALADDWNDRLDGWCYVSGEDAPLAERYGVPGYYIRIAPQATERPGQQDVTVANTGGLTVKAGALISLDFGYLVRLGLRDARDPRIQHTLRVVDGELRYDSPGGPVYYRYPHDGYGNKEDGGGFDGQGIGRPWPLLSGERGHLALLSGESPAPYLNAMLESCGPGGLFPEQIWDKAALPDHGFFPGKPAGSAMPLMWAHAEFIKLLWAREHGAPFECLQAVHERYAAGGPKPTTRFWRTNSPVNRLPKGMDLLIEDARPFTLHLGHDQWQNVRDLPAQALPFGRWGVRLRASALRGQRSVEFTRLFAEGWEGRDHQVRLG from the coding sequence ATGTCCAGCCCGATTCGTTTCGCGCCCGGTGCACCGGGACTGGCGCCCACCTGGACGTCCAGCGACAAAGACGCCGTGACCACCTCGCTGGGCCGTGGACGGGTGTGGGCCAGCGTGGGTCACGGCAACCTCAACGAGATCTACTGGCCCACCAACGGCGATCCGCAGGTACGCGACCTGAGCTTTCTGATCCGCACCCCGCAAGGCTGGTTCGACCTCAAACGCACCAGCCGCTACCGCCTGATGCTGCCTCCAGAAGGACCGGCCATCGGCATCCGCCACCGTGGGCCGGGCTTTACCCTCAACCTCGACGTGGTGCCGGACCCGCAGCGCGATTCGCTGCTGATCGCTTACCGCCTCAGCGGCGACGCCCAGCTCTACGCCCTGCTGGCGCCGCACCTGGGTGACTCGGGCGAACACAACACCGCCTGGGTGGAGGACGAAGCGCTGTTCGCCCGCCGGGGCGAGAACGTGCTGACCCTGCTCGCCAGCGGCGGGTTCACGCGGGCCAGCGCCGGCTTCGTCGGCGTCAGCGACGGCTGGCAGGATTTCAACCGCCACGGCGAGATGACCTGGACCTACGACCGCGCCGAGGACGGCAACGTGGCCCTGCTCGGCGAACTGCAAGACAAAGCCGGCGTGCTGGCCCTGGCTTTTGCCAACCGTTCCGAATCGGCCCTGCTGCATGCCCGCTCCAGCGTGCATCTGGAGTTCTCGTCGGTGCGCGGGCGCTTTTTGAGCGGCTGGCAGACCTGGACCGAGAGCCTGAAGCTGCCGGCCGGCAACCGCCGCGAGCTTCAGCAGGCCCGCCTCAGCGCCCAGGTGATCCGGGTGCACGAGGGACGCGATTTTCCCGGCGGCATCATCGCCAGCCTCAGCGTGCCGTTCGGTCAGTCTCACAGCGACGGAGGCGGTTACCATCTGGTGTGGCCGCGCGACATGGTGGAAGGCGCCAGCGCGCTGCTGGCCGCCGGACAGCACGAAGCCGCCCAGCGTGCCCTGCAATACCTGCTCGCCACCCAGGGCCAGGAGGGCTGCTGGCCGCAGAACATCTTTCCCGACGGCGAGACCTACTGGACCGGCGAACAGCTCGACGAAACGGCCTTTGCCGTCCTGCTGGCTGCCAAGATGCGCGAGCAGGCAGCGCTCGGCGACGTGCGGGCTGTATCGCTGGCACGCGGCATGCAGCGCGCCGCCGCTTACCTCGTCCAGCACGGCCCGCTCAGCCAGGAAGATCGCTGGGAAGAGAACAGCGGCGTGAGCGCCTATACCCTGGCCACCATCATCGCCGCGCTGGTCGGCGCCGCGCCCTGGCTCAGCGTCCAGGAGCGCGCCTACGCCCTGGCACTGGCCGACGACTGGAACGACCGGCTCGACGGCTGGTGCTATGTCAGCGGCGAAGATGCGCCGCTGGCCGAACGCTACGGGGTGCCGGGCTACTACATCCGCATCGCGCCGCAGGCCACCGAGCGGCCAGGACAGCAGGACGTTACCGTCGCCAATACCGGCGGCCTCACGGTCAAGGCCGGAGCGCTGATCAGCCTGGATTTCGGCTACCTGGTCCGGCTGGGCCTGCGCGACGCCCGCGACCCGCGCATTCAGCACACCCTGCGGGTGGTGGACGGCGAACTGCGCTACGACTCGCCCGGCGGCCCGGTGTACTACCGCTACCCGCATGACGGCTACGGCAACAAAGAGGACGGCGGCGGTTTCGACGGTCAGGGGATCGGCCGGCCCTGGCCGCTGCTCTCCGGAGAACGCGGCCACCTGGCGCTGCTGTCCGGCGAGTCGCCCGCGCCGTATCTCAACGCCATGCTCGAATCCTGCGGCCCCGGCGGGCTCTTTCCCGAACAGATCTGGGACAAGGCCGCCCTGCCGGACCACGGCTTCTTTCCCGGCAAGCCGGCCGGCAGCGCCATGCCGCTGATGTGGGCCCACGCCGAATTTATCAAGTTGCTGTGGGCCCGAGAACACGGCGCACCGTTCGAGTGTCTCCAGGCAGTCCACGAACGCTACGCGGCGGGCGGTCCGAAGCCCACCACCCGCTTCTGGCGCACCAACAGCCCCGTGAATCGTCTGCCCAAAGGAATGGACCTACTCATCGAAGACGCCCGGCCCTTCACCTTGCACCTGGGCCACGATCAGTGGCAAAACGTCCGCGACCTTCCGGCCCAGGCCCTACCGTTCGGGAGGTGGGGGGTGCGGCTGCGGGCCAGTGCGCTGAGGGGCCAGCGGAGTGTGGAGTTCACCCGTCTGTTTGCCGAGGGCTGGGAGGGCCGCGACCATCAGGTGCGTTTGGGGTAA
- a CDS encoding VOC family protein translates to MDWKLEVVVIPVSDIDRSIAFYTDQLGFKLDHDVKVGPNRRIVQLTPPGSGCSIVLGTGQSMPPGSLHGLQLTVNDVRAARAELLKRQMDVGEIQVLGGASARPAAPEENLNHVGFLFFKDPDGNSWAIQEINSRP, encoded by the coding sequence ATGGATTGGAAATTAGAGGTTGTCGTCATACCCGTAAGCGATATAGACCGTTCCATCGCCTTTTACACTGACCAGCTGGGCTTCAAGCTCGACCACGACGTCAAAGTCGGTCCCAATCGCCGGATCGTACAACTCACACCGCCAGGTTCCGGCTGCTCGATTGTCCTCGGCACAGGTCAATCCATGCCCCCAGGCTCACTGCACGGACTGCAATTGACTGTGAACGATGTGCGGGCAGCCCGGGCCGAGTTGCTCAAACGCCAGATGGATGTCGGCGAGATTCAGGTACTGGGCGGCGCAAGTGCACGCCCAGCAGCGCCTGAAGAGAATCTCAACCACGTCGGCTTTCTGTTCTTTAAAGACCCTGACGGCAACAGCTGGGCCATCCAAGAGATCAACTCGCGTCCTTAG
- a CDS encoding DUF4304 domain-containing protein, translating to MAMFRCPPALSYAARHAGYQGSGQTMHATSDGFVWVLNVQRSHDGIHFYVNLGAHPLRLLQDSSSVSSLKEGECAFRTRVGERWLREPLDEKLGLVFSQTESVFRAEILAGVEQMPTTAPEDISIRGYHAEHHFLLFAQICEAYGQPQQALRLLEWGRPRVRPNATGLLQKVALFRQRLEG from the coding sequence ATGGCGATGTTCCGCTGCCCTCCAGCTTTGAGTTATGCGGCACGACACGCCGGATATCAGGGAAGCGGACAAACCATGCACGCAACAAGCGATGGGTTTGTCTGGGTCTTAAACGTACAGCGAAGCCACGATGGCATCCATTTCTACGTCAATCTGGGTGCCCATCCACTCCGCCTGCTCCAGGACAGTTCATCCGTGTCGTCGTTGAAGGAGGGGGAGTGTGCATTTCGCACCCGTGTTGGTGAACGTTGGCTACGAGAGCCGTTGGACGAGAAGCTTGGGCTGGTCTTCTCCCAGACCGAATCCGTCTTCCGAGCGGAGATCCTGGCAGGTGTAGAGCAAATGCCGACCACTGCTCCTGAGGACATTTCGATTCGTGGGTATCATGCTGAACACCATTTTCTGTTATTCGCACAGATTTGCGAGGCATATGGTCAGCCGCAGCAAGCACTGCGGCTGCTGGAGTGGGGACGTCCTCGTGTACGACCAAACGCGACGGGACTGCTGCAGAAGGTTGCGCTTTTCAGGCAGCGTTTGGAAGGTTGA
- a CDS encoding GGDEF domain-containing protein — MDIFSLEGRRQLLTLTLGLVALGLVTQLVLQALRWPAALGQVERWIPLAVVGLLLAVSRRRWPLEYSVTFSVLAFLPVALQDLHVALALGTLPTGLSVWAPAVIIEVFLLLGSSAGLLLVGLLGAPLLAGLLWRFPVLPSMQQAWINLVLTSLLLTWLGYNLSRFLERARRQQAQSDAALSEARQDALTRVLGRAAIEAELGLALDRAEVHNTPLSVLVCDIDHFKGINDHYGHAAGDQVLRAVARLLRRSVGQSGQVGRWGGEEFVLVVPLARNDALRLAERVRRDIEGTQVADHHVTVSLGVASYRSGERAAQVFARADQRLYEAKRHGRNLVR; from the coding sequence TTGGACATCTTTTCTCTGGAGGGTCGTCGCCAGTTGCTGACGCTGACCCTCGGCCTCGTGGCACTGGGGCTGGTGACGCAGCTGGTCTTGCAGGCGCTGCGCTGGCCGGCGGCCCTCGGACAGGTCGAGCGCTGGATTCCGCTGGCGGTGGTGGGCCTGCTGCTGGCCGTGTCGCGCCGCCGCTGGCCGCTGGAGTACAGCGTGACCTTCAGCGTGCTGGCGTTCCTGCCGGTGGCGCTACAGGACCTGCACGTGGCGCTGGCCCTCGGCACCTTGCCCACCGGCCTGAGCGTCTGGGCGCCGGCCGTGATCATCGAGGTGTTCCTGCTCTTGGGGTCGTCGGCGGGCCTGCTGCTGGTGGGCCTACTGGGCGCGCCGCTGCTGGCCGGGTTGCTGTGGCGCTTCCCGGTGTTGCCCTCGATGCAGCAGGCCTGGATCAATCTGGTGCTGACGTCGCTGCTGCTGACCTGGCTGGGCTACAACCTCAGCCGCTTTCTCGAACGCGCCCGCCGGCAGCAGGCCCAGAGCGACGCGGCCCTCAGCGAGGCGCGCCAGGACGCCCTGACCCGGGTGCTGGGGCGGGCCGCCATCGAGGCCGAGCTGGGACTGGCGCTCGACCGCGCCGAGGTGCACAACACGCCGCTGAGCGTGCTGGTGTGCGACATCGACCATTTCAAGGGCATCAACGACCATTACGGCCACGCCGCCGGCGATCAGGTGCTGCGGGCCGTGGCGCGGCTGCTGCGCCGCAGCGTGGGCCAGAGCGGTCAGGTGGGGCGCTGGGGCGGCGAGGAATTCGTGCTGGTGGTGCCGCTGGCCCGCAACGACGCGCTGCGGCTGGCCGAGCGGGTGCGGCGCGATATCGAGGGCACCCAGGTGGCCGACCACCACGTGACGGTCAGTCTGGGCGTGGCCTCGTACCGCAGCGGTGAGCGCGCCGCCCAGGTGTTTGCCCGCGCCGATCAGCGCCTCTACGAAGCCAAACGCCACGGCCGCAATCTGGTGCGCTGA
- a CDS encoding DMT family transporter, translating to MRLRGAGAGSVAATGTGWVLLAACLWGLLGIFGKFAQAHGLSPLEVAFWRALLGGACFALSALLRRSALPRGRDLLLTLLFGLSGVSVFYGSYQLAVRAGGASLASVLLYTAPAFVAVSGWLFWKERLGRRELAALLLTLGGVALISLGGGSGVQVSALSLGWGLTAGLTYSLYYLYGRVFFTRYDPQALYAVALPVGALGLLPFVEFAPKVPAAWLNLSAIALLCTFAAYSAYSFGLRRLAPTRASVIASLEPVVASLLATLLFAERLSAPALLGAALVIGAALLLSAAPSEAHPEGR from the coding sequence GTGAGGCTGCGCGGCGCGGGGGCCGGCAGCGTGGCGGCCACCGGCACCGGGTGGGTCCTGCTGGCGGCCTGCTTGTGGGGCTTACTGGGCATCTTCGGCAAGTTCGCCCAGGCGCACGGCCTCTCGCCGCTGGAGGTGGCGTTCTGGCGGGCCCTGCTGGGCGGCGCCTGCTTCGCCCTCAGCGCCCTGCTGCGCCGCTCGGCCCTGCCGCGTGGACGCGACCTGCTGCTCACGCTGCTGTTCGGCCTCAGCGGCGTCAGCGTGTTCTACGGCAGCTACCAGCTGGCGGTGCGGGCCGGCGGGGCCAGCCTGGCGTCGGTGCTGCTCTACACCGCTCCGGCGTTCGTGGCCGTGTCCGGCTGGCTGTTCTGGAAAGAACGCCTGGGAAGGCGCGAACTCGCCGCGCTGCTGCTCACGCTGGGCGGCGTGGCGCTGATCTCGCTCGGCGGCGGCTCGGGGGTGCAGGTCTCGGCGCTCTCGCTGGGCTGGGGCCTGACCGCCGGGCTGACCTACAGCCTGTACTACCTCTACGGCCGGGTGTTTTTCACCCGCTACGATCCGCAGGCGCTCTACGCCGTGGCCCTGCCGGTGGGCGCGCTGGGCCTGCTGCCGTTCGTAGAGTTCGCGCCCAAGGTTCCGGCGGCCTGGCTCAACCTGAGCGCCATCGCGCTGCTGTGCACCTTCGCGGCCTACAGCGCCTACAGTTTCGGCCTGCGGCGCCTGGCGCCGACCCGCGCCAGCGTGATCGCCAGCCTGGAACCGGTGGTGGCCTCGCTGCTGGCGACCCTGCTGTTCGCCGAGCGCCTCAGCGCCCCGGCCCTGCTGGGCGCGGCCCTGGTGATCGGCGCGGCCCTGCTGCTGAGCGCCGCGCCAAGTGAGGCCCATCCGGAAGGCCGCTGA
- a CDS encoding tyrosine-type recombinase/integrase, which produces MIDGKRFSGIAPSKTAAQQELSKLIADATRGGVVDPSAETVEQYLTRWLEAKKSSRAQRTHDIQAGHLRRDIAPVIGNKRLQKLSPADLRTLFDKLNAHNLGASSQRQIHQFLLTALGEAAGLEIISRNVATLVKPNPPKRNTEGELAAFTPEEAAAFLQAARADHRGAWFEFALSTGMRRGEICGLRWTDLNVKAGTIVVSENVIDSNGKVVVSAPKTRGSRRTVHLSSDVLALLERVKAQQNQERLMLREKWRESGRIFTNSLGGTLLPNNMKRDMARICEAAGVRRLPVHGLRHTYASVSLKRGMPVEVVSKQLGHASVAFTLAQYRTVYQGERESWALNMDDMLPAPKARVD; this is translated from the coding sequence ATGATCGACGGCAAGCGCTTCTCCGGCATCGCCCCAAGCAAAACCGCCGCCCAGCAGGAACTCAGCAAGCTCATCGCCGACGCCACACGCGGCGGAGTGGTAGATCCGAGTGCCGAGACCGTCGAGCAATACCTCACCCGCTGGCTCGAAGCCAAGAAGAGCAGCCGGGCGCAGCGCACCCACGACATTCAGGCCGGCCATCTGCGCCGCGACATCGCCCCGGTGATCGGCAACAAGCGGCTGCAGAAGCTCTCCCCTGCCGACCTGCGAACCCTCTTCGACAAACTCAACGCCCACAACCTCGGCGCCAGCAGTCAGCGCCAGATCCACCAGTTCCTGCTGACCGCGCTCGGTGAAGCGGCCGGACTGGAGATCATCAGCCGCAACGTGGCGACGCTGGTCAAACCCAACCCACCCAAACGCAACACCGAGGGCGAGCTGGCCGCCTTCACGCCGGAAGAAGCCGCGGCATTCCTGCAGGCCGCCCGTGCCGACCACCGGGGCGCCTGGTTCGAGTTCGCCCTCTCGACCGGCATGCGCCGGGGCGAAATCTGCGGCCTGCGCTGGACAGACCTCAACGTCAAGGCTGGCACCATCGTGGTGAGCGAGAACGTCATCGACTCGAACGGCAAAGTGGTGGTCAGCGCACCGAAAACCCGGGGCAGCCGCCGCACCGTCCACCTCTCCAGCGATGTGCTCGCACTGCTCGAGCGCGTCAAGGCTCAGCAGAACCAGGAGCGGCTGATGCTGCGGGAGAAGTGGCGTGAGTCGGGACGGATCTTCACCAACTCGCTCGGCGGCACCCTGCTGCCCAACAACATGAAGCGTGACATGGCCCGGATCTGTGAAGCGGCCGGTGTCCGCCGCCTCCCGGTTCACGGTTTGCGGCACACCTACGCCTCTGTAAGCCTCAAGCGGGGCATGCCGGTGGAAGTGGTGAGCAAACAGCTCGGGCACGCCTCTGTGGCCTTTACGTTGGCTCAGTACCGGACGGTGTACCAGGGTGAGCGGGAGAGCTGGGCGCTGAACATGGATGACATGCTGCCGGCCCCAAAAGCGAGGGTGGACTAA
- the recD2 gene encoding SF1B family DNA helicase RecD2, with the protein MTDFTPQHLRVSGSVNKVRYRAESGFTVLSATLKNEEGEDGDATVVGLMPPLDIGDSFTAEVSMEEHREYGYQYKVLNMVLEAAPADLTEEGVAAYLEARVGGVGKVLAKRIASHFGPATFEVLSETPEKLLQVPGITQATLFKMTQSWSAQGGERRALAALQGLGLSISQAQRAAKHFGEAAAERLQADIYALTEIEGIGFLTADKLAQEQGMALDDPRRLTAAAVYAMQQAAQQGGHSFLPRERAEKGASHYARVSPGQAALALDNAVELGRLKDDGGRIYLPPVLRAERRLAGTIRTLIATPPTGEWTVLPGAGEGLSKEQAEVLHLLEEHRLVVLTGGPGTGKSTATRAVADLAERLGLEVGLCAPTGKAARRLSEVTGRSASTIHRLLGYGPEGFRHNHLEPAPYDLIIVDEVSMCGDALMLSLLSAVAPGARVLLVGDTDQLPPVDAGLPLHALTQVAPTIRLSQVYRQAARNPIIRAAHGLLHGRAPEWGPAELHFVPTEADVGARRVALLVRELGGPTRVQVLTPMRKGPLGVEMLNHHLQGVFNPGVGGVRIADGEARAGDIVVQTKNDYQNEVFNGTLGTVVREERGKLQVEFDGNVVELAGAELFNLQLGYALTVHRAQGSEWSTVLGVLHEAHMPMLSRNLVYTALTRARERFVGVGSESAWVRAAGRQKDERHTALLERIRG; encoded by the coding sequence ATGACCGACTTCACGCCTCAACACCTCCGGGTGTCCGGCAGCGTCAACAAAGTGCGCTACCGGGCCGAGAGCGGCTTTACGGTGTTGTCGGCCACCCTCAAGAACGAGGAGGGTGAGGACGGCGACGCCACGGTGGTGGGCCTGATGCCGCCGCTGGACATCGGAGACAGCTTCACCGCCGAAGTCAGCATGGAAGAGCACCGCGAGTACGGCTACCAGTACAAGGTGCTGAACATGGTGCTGGAAGCCGCGCCCGCCGACCTCACCGAGGAGGGCGTGGCCGCTTACCTGGAAGCGCGGGTGGGCGGGGTGGGCAAGGTGCTGGCCAAGCGCATCGCCTCGCATTTCGGCCCGGCCACCTTCGAGGTGCTCTCGGAAACGCCCGAGAAGCTGTTGCAGGTGCCGGGCATCACCCAGGCGACCTTATTCAAGATGACCCAGAGCTGGAGTGCTCAGGGCGGGGAGCGCCGGGCGCTGGCGGCCTTGCAGGGCCTGGGCCTGAGCATTTCCCAGGCGCAGCGGGCCGCCAAGCACTTCGGCGAGGCGGCGGCCGAGCGCCTGCAGGCCGACATCTATGCCCTGACCGAAATCGAGGGCATCGGCTTTCTGACCGCCGACAAGCTGGCCCAGGAACAGGGCATGGCCCTGGACGATCCGCGCCGCCTGACCGCCGCCGCCGTGTACGCCATGCAGCAGGCCGCGCAGCAGGGCGGCCACAGTTTTCTGCCGCGCGAGCGCGCCGAGAAGGGAGCTTCGCACTACGCCCGCGTGTCGCCGGGGCAGGCGGCGCTGGCCCTCGACAACGCCGTGGAACTCGGGCGGCTCAAAGACGACGGCGGGCGCATCTACCTGCCGCCGGTGCTGCGTGCCGAGCGCCGCCTGGCCGGCACCATCCGTACCCTGATCGCCACGCCGCCGACCGGCGAGTGGACGGTGTTGCCCGGCGCGGGTGAGGGGCTTTCCAAGGAGCAGGCCGAGGTGCTGCACCTCCTCGAAGAGCACCGTCTGGTGGTGCTGACCGGCGGGCCCGGCACCGGCAAGAGCACCGCCACCCGCGCCGTGGCCGACCTCGCCGAGCGCCTGGGGTTGGAGGTGGGGTTGTGCGCGCCCACCGGCAAGGCCGCCCGGCGGCTTTCGGAAGTCACCGGCCGCAGCGCCAGCACCATTCACCGCCTGCTCGGCTACGGCCCGGAAGGCTTTCGCCACAACCACCTCGAACCGGCGCCGTACGACCTGATCATCGTGGACGAGGTCAGCATGTGCGGCGACGCATTGATGCTGAGCCTGCTCTCGGCGGTCGCGCCGGGCGCCCGGGTGCTGCTGGTAGGCGACACCGATCAGCTGCCGCCGGTGGACGCCGGCCTGCCGCTGCACGCCCTGACCCAGGTCGCCCCCACCATCCGGCTCTCGCAGGTGTACCGGCAGGCGGCCCGCAACCCGATTATCCGGGCGGCGCACGGCCTGTTGCACGGGCGAGCCCCCGAGTGGGGACCGGCCGAGCTTCACTTTGTGCCCACCGAGGCCGATGTGGGCGCGCGGCGGGTGGCCCTGCTGGTGCGCGAACTCGGCGGCCCGACGCGGGTGCAGGTGCTGACCCCCATGCGCAAGGGACCGCTGGGCGTCGAGATGCTCAACCACCACCTGCAGGGTGTGTTCAATCCCGGTGTGGGCGGGGTGCGGATCGCCGACGGGGAAGCCCGGGCCGGCGACATCGTGGTGCAGACGAAAAACGATTACCAGAACGAGGTCTTCAACGGCACGCTCGGGACGGTGGTGCGCGAGGAGCGCGGCAAGTTGCAGGTGGAATTCGACGGCAACGTGGTGGAACTTGCCGGCGCCGAGCTGTTCAACCTTCAGCTCGGCTACGCCCTGACGGTGCATCGGGCGCAGGGCAGCGAGTGGAGCACGGTGTTGGGGGTGCTGCACGAAGCCCACATGCCGATGCTCTCGCGCAACCTAGTGTACACAGCGTTGACGCGGGCCAGGGAGCGCTTTGTGGGGGTGGGCTCGGAAAGCGCCTGGGTGCGGGCGGCGGGGCGGCAGAAAGACGAACGCCACACGGCTTTGTTGGAACGCATCCGGGGGTAG
- a CDS encoding glucodextranase DOMON-like domain-containing protein, with protein MLSLLAALLPAALLLSVPDPAGDANGDGSYLLPTRPSLSAAALDLRSFKAENVAGKLRLSTALGAVSNPWNAPTGFSGLTLDIFVKTAPGGARELSGLGLQVPGASGWQEHYRFNGFSAQHFSADASGRPALQADTPQAQVQGTDLVLDTGLPAGAYSYWVTSSLYTPFSADGILRPGGDTTPSSLRSARAGTPAPLDVLQNGDQKAVYATGILDPVGQTLDPRALGLLGLAAAGLVAAAVLGVLAWRRGA; from the coding sequence GTGTTGTCACTGCTGGCCGCCCTGCTTCCCGCCGCCCTGCTGCTGAGCGTACCGGACCCGGCGGGCGACGCCAACGGCGACGGCAGTTACCTGCTGCCCACCCGGCCCAGCCTCAGCGCGGCGGCGCTCGACCTGCGCTCGTTCAAGGCCGAGAACGTCGCCGGCAAGCTGCGGCTGAGCACGGCGCTGGGCGCCGTCAGCAATCCCTGGAACGCGCCGACGGGCTTTTCCGGCCTGACCCTGGACATCTTCGTCAAAACTGCGCCGGGCGGCGCTCGCGAGCTCAGCGGCCTGGGCCTGCAGGTGCCCGGCGCGTCCGGCTGGCAGGAGCACTACCGCTTCAACGGCTTCAGCGCCCAGCATTTCAGCGCCGATGCCTCGGGCCGGCCGGCCTTGCAAGCCGACACCCCGCAGGCGCAGGTGCAGGGCACCGACCTGGTGCTGGACACCGGGCTGCCGGCCGGCGCCTACAGCTACTGGGTGACCAGCAGCCTTTACACGCCGTTCAGCGCCGACGGCATCCTGCGTCCCGGTGGCGATACCACGCCCAGCAGCCTGCGCAGCGCCCGGGCCGGCACCCCCGCACCGCTGGACGTGCTTCAAAACGGCGACCAGAAAGCGGTCTACGCCACCGGCATCCTCGACCCGGTGGGCCAGACCCTCGATCCCCGCGCCCTGGGGTTGCTGGGGCTGGCGGCGGCCGGACTGGTGGCCGCCGCCGTGCTGGGCGTGCTGGCCTGGCGACGCGGCGCGTGA
- a CDS encoding 3'-5' exonuclease, which yields MQGEYVVFDLETTGLSPEKDAIVEIGALKIRGGEIREHERFESLVRPVYPDGSPRPIPWQAARVHGIRDAMVAQAPVLSEVLPEFLEFVGGAAVVAHNVTFDSGFMRAAARRHGLLWAPSRELCTVQLSRRAFPRERAHNLDVLAQRLGLSFAQGGRHRSFGDVQITAQAFLRLSELLEAAVT from the coding sequence ATGCAAGGGGAATACGTTGTCTTCGATCTGGAAACCACTGGCCTGAGTCCAGAAAAAGACGCCATCGTGGAGATCGGAGCGCTGAAAATCCGGGGCGGGGAAATTCGCGAGCACGAACGCTTCGAGTCGCTGGTGCGGCCTGTGTACCCCGACGGCTCGCCGCGCCCGATTCCCTGGCAGGCCGCCCGCGTCCACGGCATCCGTGACGCCATGGTGGCGCAGGCCCCCGTGCTCAGCGAGGTGCTCCCGGAGTTCCTGGAATTCGTGGGCGGCGCGGCGGTGGTGGCCCACAACGTCACCTTCGACAGCGGGTTCATGCGGGCGGCGGCGCGGCGGCACGGCCTGCTGTGGGCGCCCAGCCGCGAGCTATGCACCGTGCAGCTCTCGCGCCGGGCCTTTCCGCGCGAACGCGCCCACAACCTCGACGTGCTGGCCCAGCGCCTGGGCCTCAGCTTTGCCCAGGGCGGCCGCCACCGCAGCTTCGGCGACGTGCAGATCACCGCCCAGGCGTTCTTGCGCCTCAGCGAACTGCTGGAAGCCGCCGTCACATAA